One Paraglaciecola mesophila genomic region harbors:
- a CDS encoding efflux RND transporter periplasmic adaptor subunit, producing MNIKTVIKKHNTPLIFIACCIFAVLASSPIYASESEHRDEDTRNAEFVHISDNMAQKMGVVTQKVSAGQLNITTTVYGNVVTDPASLSHVRARFDGMVTKVNANLGYKVKKGETLAVVESNESLKSYPVTAPFSGIVIARHANEGELSNGQVLFSIANYEDVWAQLKVFPQQLSDIAEQHPVQLSLSEAKLNTTIQHILPSPDEKPYVLAYAKITNTSGRWPVGAAIKGLVVTNTLDVAMMLPKAAIQEFEGASVVFVKKGEEYHPVPVELGQQDNTNIEVLLGLSIEDEIVSQNSYLIKADLEKSEAGHEH from the coding sequence ATGAATATTAAAACAGTAATCAAGAAACATAATACCCCGTTAATTTTCATAGCCTGCTGTATATTTGCAGTGCTTGCTAGTAGTCCAATATACGCTTCTGAAAGCGAACATAGGGATGAAGATACCCGCAACGCTGAATTTGTGCATATATCTGACAATATGGCGCAAAAAATGGGTGTGGTGACACAAAAAGTGAGTGCAGGACAACTCAATATAACCACTACCGTTTACGGAAATGTGGTGACCGACCCGGCTTCTTTAAGTCATGTCCGCGCCCGGTTCGACGGTATGGTGACTAAGGTCAACGCAAATCTGGGTTACAAAGTCAAAAAAGGCGAGACACTGGCAGTCGTCGAATCCAATGAGAGCTTGAAAAGTTACCCTGTTACCGCACCGTTTTCAGGCATCGTGATAGCAAGACATGCAAATGAAGGAGAATTGTCTAATGGACAAGTGCTATTTTCAATCGCCAACTACGAGGATGTGTGGGCACAGCTTAAAGTCTTCCCTCAACAGCTATCAGATATTGCAGAGCAGCATCCCGTTCAGCTTAGTTTGTCAGAGGCAAAGTTAAACACAACTATTCAGCATATTTTACCATCACCCGATGAAAAGCCTTACGTCTTGGCTTACGCAAAAATTACCAACACGTCAGGTCGGTGGCCTGTTGGTGCAGCTATCAAAGGTCTGGTCGTTACAAATACTTTAGATGTGGCCATGATGTTACCCAAAGCTGCTATTCAAGAATTTGAAGGGGCTTCAGTGGTGTTTGTCAAAAAAGGGGAGGAATATCATCCTGTGCCCGTGGAACTTGGTCAACAAGACAATACTAATATCGAAGTGCTGTTAGGGCTAAGTATTGAAGATGAGATTGTCAGCCAGAACAGTTATTTAATTAAAGCTGATTTAGAGAAGTCGGAGGCCGGTCATGAGCATTAA
- a CDS encoding M48 family metallopeptidase, translating to MKYLAAYPAHLQNQIEQLLEQDKLKEYLLTRYPSVHEISNDSALRDYVMALKNRFMRKSAPLSKIAFDPKIHVVNHALGLHTYVSRVQGSKLKSKNELRVSVLFKRVPEPFLNMIVVHELAHLKEKDHNKAFYQLCLHMLPDYHQLEFDLRVYLTQIDALGDIY from the coding sequence ATGAAGTACTTAGCGGCTTACCCGGCACATCTGCAAAACCAAATCGAACAACTCTTAGAACAAGATAAACTTAAAGAATATTTACTGACTCGTTATCCAAGTGTGCATGAAATCAGTAATGATAGTGCTTTACGCGACTATGTAATGGCATTAAAGAACCGTTTTATGCGTAAATCAGCGCCGCTAAGTAAAATAGCCTTCGACCCCAAAATTCATGTGGTTAATCACGCCCTTGGCTTACATACTTATGTGTCTAGAGTTCAAGGTTCTAAGCTAAAAAGCAAGAATGAGCTAAGAGTCAGCGTCCTGTTTAAGCGCGTTCCTGAACCATTTTTAAACATGATCGTGGTGCACGAATTGGCACATTTGAAAGAGAAGGACCACAATAAAGCATTCTATCAACTGTGTTTGCATATGTTGCCTGATTACCATCAATTAGAATTTGATTTACGCGTGTATTTAACCCAAATTGACGCCCTAGGCGACATTTATTAA
- a CDS encoding efflux RND transporter permease subunit yields the protein MIESILRLSIKRRGLMLMLIFLVFGMGVLSYQKLPIDAVPDITNVQVQINTQASGYSPLETEQRITFVVETALAGLPGLSYTRSLSRYGLSQVTAVFDEGTDLYFARNLINARLGAIKSQLPEGLEPEMGPIATGLGEIYMYTLRADQSAVQKNGEPYDAMALREIHDWIVKPQLALVKGITEVNAIGGYVKQYHVNPEPLKMLNFDVSLSDIQRALERNNANQGAGFVERNGQQILVRSQGQLQTLSDIENVVIKRIDTIPIAVKDIGSVAIGKELRTGAATQEGEETVLGTAMMLVGENSRAVAQSVALKVKEIQSSLPDGILIESVYDRTQLVDKAIKTVQKNLVEGALLVIVILFILLGNIRAAFITAAVIPLAMLATITGMVNTGVSANLMSLGALDFGLIVDGAVIIVENCIRRLSESQKRTSGVLPLKERLELVFQATNEVIRPSLFGVLIITVVYIPLFSLTGVEGKMFQPMAATVIMALIAAMLFSITIVPAAVAMFMGGKVSEKESFIIVAAKSAYRPIIHIALKLRWIVLVGSVVLVVGSLWLATRLGSEFVPQLDEGDIALHAMRIPGTGIEQAVAMQKTLESTLMEYEQVLTVFAKTGTAEVATDAMPPNVTDTFVMLKPRAQWPDPTLSKADFVETLERDLQAVTGNNYEFTQPIQMRFNELISGVRADLGIKVFGDDLTALVASANEILSVLQSIDGVADARLEQVDDIPIFTINPKPVELARYGLDVADLQEWLASAIGGNTAGLIFEGDRRFELLVRFDEDIRTDLDAIGSTPIITSDGEFVPLSEVATLGYSSVPNQISRENGKRRVVVTANVRERDLGSFVDEAKIKITEQVALPAGYWLDYGGTFEQLESASRRLSIVVPATLFLILVLLMVVFGSFRDALIIFTGVPLALTGGVFALWMRDMPLSISAGVGFIALSGIAVLNGLVMLSFIKQRVLETGDLINSIVDGAITRLRPVLMTALVASLGFIPMALNVGTGAEVQRPLATVVIGGIISSTILTLVVLPILYRVMHSKSTKV from the coding sequence ATGATTGAATCCATATTGCGGTTATCCATAAAGCGACGTGGTTTGATGTTGATGTTGATATTCTTAGTGTTTGGCATGGGAGTATTAAGCTATCAAAAGTTGCCTATTGATGCCGTACCCGACATCACTAACGTTCAAGTACAAATCAACACGCAGGCGTCAGGGTATTCTCCATTAGAAACCGAGCAACGGATCACCTTTGTGGTTGAAACTGCGCTAGCCGGATTGCCAGGCTTGTCTTACACCCGCTCGCTTTCACGCTACGGACTATCTCAAGTTACAGCCGTTTTTGATGAAGGTACAGATCTGTATTTTGCACGTAACCTCATCAATGCTCGACTTGGAGCGATTAAAAGTCAGCTACCTGAAGGTTTAGAGCCAGAAATGGGTCCTATCGCTACGGGATTGGGCGAAATCTATATGTATACCTTACGAGCAGATCAAAGTGCCGTGCAAAAAAATGGTGAGCCATATGACGCAATGGCTCTTAGGGAAATTCATGATTGGATTGTTAAGCCCCAGCTTGCACTTGTGAAAGGGATCACAGAAGTAAACGCCATTGGTGGTTACGTAAAGCAATATCATGTGAATCCTGAACCACTCAAAATGTTGAATTTCGACGTCAGTTTAAGTGATATCCAGCGTGCACTAGAGCGCAATAATGCGAATCAAGGTGCTGGATTTGTTGAACGAAATGGACAACAAATATTAGTACGCTCGCAAGGTCAGCTTCAGACGCTAAGTGATATCGAAAATGTTGTGATCAAGCGTATCGATACTATCCCCATTGCGGTAAAGGATATTGGTAGTGTGGCTATTGGCAAAGAGCTGAGAACAGGCGCTGCAACACAGGAAGGTGAAGAGACCGTTTTAGGTACCGCAATGATGCTAGTCGGCGAAAACTCACGTGCTGTTGCCCAATCCGTTGCGCTAAAGGTGAAGGAAATTCAATCGAGCTTACCCGACGGAATTCTGATTGAATCAGTCTATGACCGCACCCAACTAGTAGATAAAGCGATCAAAACTGTTCAAAAGAACTTAGTCGAAGGCGCTCTATTAGTCATCGTTATTTTGTTCATATTATTGGGCAATATTCGTGCGGCATTTATCACAGCGGCAGTTATTCCGCTAGCGATGTTGGCGACCATCACAGGGATGGTTAATACCGGTGTGTCTGCCAATCTGATGAGCCTTGGTGCATTGGATTTTGGATTAATTGTCGATGGTGCGGTGATCATCGTAGAGAACTGTATCAGGCGGTTATCCGAATCTCAGAAGCGCACAAGTGGAGTCTTGCCACTAAAAGAGCGGCTAGAACTGGTTTTTCAAGCGACCAACGAAGTCATTCGTCCTAGCTTGTTCGGTGTATTGATTATTACTGTGGTGTATATCCCGCTGTTCTCATTGACAGGTGTTGAGGGCAAGATGTTTCAGCCAATGGCGGCAACGGTCATTATGGCGCTGATAGCAGCGATGCTGTTCTCCATTACCATTGTACCAGCGGCAGTCGCGATGTTCATGGGCGGAAAAGTTAGTGAAAAAGAAAGCTTCATTATTGTTGCAGCCAAATCCGCCTATCGCCCCATCATTCATATTGCACTGAAATTGCGCTGGATAGTGCTTGTCGGCTCAGTCGTGCTAGTAGTAGGCAGCTTATGGCTGGCAACGCGACTAGGCTCTGAGTTTGTTCCCCAGCTTGACGAAGGTGACATTGCGCTGCACGCCATGCGTATTCCTGGCACTGGTATAGAACAAGCCGTCGCCATGCAAAAGACGCTTGAATCTACCTTGATGGAATATGAACAAGTGTTGACCGTATTTGCTAAAACCGGCACTGCGGAAGTTGCTACGGATGCAATGCCTCCCAATGTGACCGATACTTTTGTGATGCTTAAGCCACGTGCGCAGTGGCCAGATCCAACACTGTCAAAAGCGGATTTTGTTGAAACCCTTGAGCGAGACTTACAAGCGGTGACAGGCAACAACTATGAATTTACCCAACCTATCCAAATGCGCTTTAACGAGTTGATAAGTGGAGTGAGGGCAGACCTTGGTATAAAAGTCTTCGGAGATGATTTAACCGCTTTGGTCGCCTCTGCCAACGAAATTCTATCAGTATTGCAATCAATCGATGGCGTGGCGGATGCAAGGCTTGAACAAGTTGATGATATCCCTATCTTCACTATCAATCCTAAGCCAGTCGAGTTGGCACGTTATGGGTTGGACGTCGCCGACTTGCAGGAGTGGTTGGCGTCGGCCATCGGGGGTAATACCGCTGGCTTAATTTTTGAGGGAGATAGACGATTCGAGTTGCTTGTGCGATTTGATGAAGATATACGCACCGATTTAGATGCCATTGGCAGCACTCCTATTATTACATCCGATGGGGAATTTGTACCGTTATCAGAAGTCGCCACACTGGGTTACTCGTCTGTTCCCAATCAAATCAGTCGAGAAAACGGTAAGCGCAGAGTCGTGGTTACCGCCAATGTCAGAGAACGCGACTTAGGGAGTTTTGTTGACGAAGCAAAAATCAAAATAACCGAACAGGTTGCCCTTCCCGCAGGCTACTGGCTGGATTATGGCGGCACGTTTGAGCAGCTTGAAAGTGCCAGTCGGCGACTGTCTATCGTGGTGCCTGCCACGCTTTTTCTAATACTTGTGTTACTAATGGTGGTGTTTGGCTCATTTCGTGATGCCTTGATCATCTTCACTGGCGTGCCTTTAGCCTTAACGGGAGGTGTCTTCGCGCTCTGGATGCGTGACATGCCACTGTCTATATCTGCCGGAGTCGGGTTTATTGCGCTCTCTGGTATTGCGGTACTAAACGGCTTAGTGATGTTGTCATTTATTAAACAGCGAGTACTAGAAACAGGTGACTTAATTAACTCAATCGTTGACGGAGCTATCACAAGATTGCGTCCGGTTTTGATGACTGCATTGGTAGCAAGTTTAGGTTTTATTCCCATGGCACTCAATGTCGGGACGGGCGCTGAAGTGCAACGTCCGCTGGCGACAGTTGTGATTGGTGGGATCATCTCATCGACCATTCTAACATTGGTCGTTTTGCCTATTTTGTATCGGGTAATGCATTCGAAATCAACCAAAGTGTGA
- a CDS encoding SpoVR family protein, whose protein sequence is MVANTKAKTKHKLTSNVLSDGPDWTFDLLAQYEQEIDRVAKHYGLDIYPNQIEIITAEHMMDAYASIGMPVNYAHWSYGKKFIQSEQNYRRGQMGLAYEIVINSDPCIAYLMEENTMPMQALVMAHACYGHNSFFKNNYLFKAWTDASSIIDYLLFAKNYVTQCEQKYGVTEVENVLDSCHALMNFGVDRYKRPQKISMQIERERQENREQHIQSQVNELWRTLPKSETKNSQPTQRFPSEPQENVLYFIEKNAPLLAPWQRELVRIVRKISQYFYPQKQTQVMNEGWACFWHYHILNHLYDEGKLSDKFMLEFLHSHTNVVAQPAYNHPNYSGLNPYALGFNMFMDIKRICQSPTDEDRAWFPEIAGQDWLETVHFAMQNFKDESFISQFLSPKLMRDFRFFAIEDDEKNAFVNVSAIHDEAGYHRIREKLSAQYNLSNLEPNIQVFEVDSKGDRSLTLSYLPQHGIPLAESQHKVLKHLHHLWGFSVKLEQVDEQGARHLLGAYPEQPKAADAPLSSIVI, encoded by the coding sequence ATGGTGGCTAATACTAAAGCTAAAACAAAACACAAGCTAACATCAAATGTACTAAGTGATGGCCCGGATTGGACATTCGATCTTCTCGCTCAATATGAACAAGAAATTGATCGCGTCGCCAAACACTATGGCTTAGACATCTATCCCAACCAAATAGAAATCATCACCGCTGAACACATGATGGACGCATACGCTAGCATAGGTATGCCGGTCAATTATGCCCATTGGTCGTATGGCAAAAAATTCATTCAATCAGAACAAAATTACCGTCGAGGTCAAATGGGATTGGCTTACGAAATCGTGATCAATTCAGACCCTTGTATCGCCTATTTAATGGAAGAGAATACCATGCCGATGCAGGCACTGGTGATGGCTCATGCCTGTTACGGGCACAACTCATTTTTCAAGAATAATTATCTCTTTAAGGCATGGACTGACGCCAGTTCGATTATTGACTATCTACTGTTTGCCAAAAATTATGTGACCCAATGTGAGCAGAAGTACGGTGTAACTGAAGTTGAAAACGTATTAGACTCATGTCATGCACTGATGAATTTTGGTGTCGACAGATACAAACGCCCGCAAAAGATTTCGATGCAAATCGAACGTGAACGTCAAGAGAATCGCGAGCAACATATCCAATCTCAAGTGAATGAGTTATGGCGAACCTTGCCTAAATCGGAAACTAAAAACAGTCAGCCAACCCAAAGATTTCCGTCTGAGCCACAAGAGAACGTGCTCTATTTTATTGAGAAAAACGCACCACTCTTAGCGCCTTGGCAAAGGGAGCTCGTGCGTATAGTACGTAAAATATCGCAATATTTTTACCCGCAAAAACAAACCCAAGTCATGAACGAAGGATGGGCTTGCTTCTGGCACTACCACATACTCAATCATCTATATGATGAAGGAAAGCTCAGCGACAAATTTATGTTAGAGTTTCTTCATAGTCACACCAATGTTGTGGCACAGCCTGCTTATAATCATCCGAACTACTCTGGACTTAATCCTTATGCTTTAGGATTTAATATGTTCATGGACATCAAGCGTATTTGCCAATCACCTACAGATGAAGACCGTGCATGGTTTCCAGAAATCGCAGGGCAGGATTGGTTAGAAACTGTGCACTTTGCTATGCAAAACTTCAAAGATGAGAGCTTTATCAGTCAGTTTTTATCGCCTAAACTCATGCGCGATTTTAGATTTTTTGCTATTGAAGATGACGAGAAAAATGCATTCGTCAATGTCTCCGCCATCCATGATGAAGCTGGATACCACAGGATCAGAGAGAAGCTATCGGCGCAATATAATCTGAGTAATTTGGAGCCTAATATTCAAGTATTTGAGGTCGACTCTAAAGGCGATCGCTCACTCACATTATCTTACTTGCCACAACACGGCATTCCATTAGCTGAAAGCCAGCATAAAGTCCTCAAGCACCTGCATCATTTATGGGGGTTTTCTGTTAAATTGGAGCAAGTAGATGAGCAAGGTGCTAGGCACTTACTTGGCGCCTACCCTGAACAGCCCAAAGCTGCTGACGCCCCTTTGTCTAGCATTGTAATTTAA
- a CDS encoding YacL family protein yields the protein MDYQFIRNDRAEPAAIFEMGAETLGLWFTEELGRDRKKLAHILNVIQQLEDKEIEHYLLQGHEFNMELNRDEIEVYAAITRDESEVDIPQDTELYDQESICGCGLEDFKDVLLSWEQFVGRM from the coding sequence ATGGATTATCAATTTATACGTAACGATCGTGCAGAGCCTGCCGCCATTTTTGAAATGGGCGCAGAAACGCTCGGTCTTTGGTTCACTGAAGAACTAGGTCGAGACCGCAAAAAATTAGCCCATATATTGAATGTTATTCAGCAGTTAGAAGATAAAGAAATTGAACATTATCTACTGCAAGGTCACGAATTTAATATGGAATTAAATCGAGACGAAATAGAAGTATATGCAGCCATCACCCGAGATGAAAGCGAAGTGGATATTCCACAAGATACCGAATTATATGACCAAGAATCAATCTGTGGTTGTGGTTTAGAAGACTTCAAGGACGTGCTGTTATCTTGGGAGCAATTCGTTGGCAGAATGTAG
- a CDS encoding YeaH/YhbH family protein — MAHFIDRRLNGKGKSTVNRQRFLRRYKEQIKKAVSESINKRSVTDVTSGEKIGISSRDISEPIFHTGKGGARSIVHPGNDQFTAGDKIKRPESGAGQGGDSHASDSGEGQDDFVFQISKDEYLDLLFEDLILPNLEKTQQDKLVQYESYRAGFVSDGVPSNLDVVRSLKGSVARRIALSGGKKAQLKALQAQLAEILEEKVPDQLALAKLKDDIKQLEKAIARVPFIDTFDLRFRNYQKRPIPSSKAVMFCLMDVSGSMDQATKDKAKRFYILLYLFLTRTYKDVEVVYIHHHTQAKEVDEQEFFYSTETGGTIVSSALVLMKQIVEQRYSQQEWNIYAAQASDGDNWTDDCAKCTELLERSLLPSVRYFAYIEITARQHQKLWHEYEKLSQIHNNFAIKHIVDVDDIYPVFRELFDQSVEKPSGVA, encoded by the coding sequence ATGGCCCATTTTATTGACAGACGACTAAACGGCAAAGGAAAAAGCACAGTCAACCGCCAACGATTTTTGCGCCGCTACAAGGAGCAAATTAAAAAAGCGGTGTCTGAGTCAATCAACAAACGCAGCGTCACTGATGTCACCAGCGGAGAGAAAATTGGCATTTCAAGTCGCGATATATCAGAGCCTATATTTCACACCGGAAAAGGTGGCGCCAGAAGCATTGTGCATCCAGGCAACGACCAGTTCACTGCAGGTGATAAAATAAAACGCCCTGAATCTGGCGCTGGCCAAGGTGGTGATAGTCACGCCAGTGACAGTGGTGAAGGCCAAGATGACTTTGTTTTTCAAATTTCAAAAGATGAGTACCTAGACCTGCTCTTTGAAGATTTGATCTTACCTAATCTTGAGAAAACCCAGCAAGATAAATTAGTACAGTATGAAAGCTATCGTGCGGGGTTTGTGTCTGATGGGGTGCCAAGTAACCTAGATGTGGTGCGCTCATTAAAAGGCTCCGTCGCTAGGCGAATTGCCCTTAGTGGAGGTAAAAAAGCACAGTTAAAAGCACTGCAAGCCCAACTTGCAGAAATCCTTGAAGAAAAAGTGCCCGATCAGCTTGCACTGGCCAAATTGAAAGACGACATAAAGCAGTTGGAGAAAGCCATTGCCCGGGTGCCCTTTATTGACACCTTTGATTTGCGTTTTCGCAATTATCAAAAGCGCCCTATTCCGTCCAGTAAAGCCGTCATGTTTTGTTTAATGGACGTATCCGGCTCAATGGACCAAGCGACAAAAGATAAAGCCAAGCGTTTCTATATTTTGTTGTATTTATTTTTGACCCGAACCTATAAAGATGTAGAAGTTGTTTATATTCACCATCATACCCAAGCTAAGGAAGTGGACGAGCAGGAGTTTTTTTATTCCACGGAAACCGGTGGCACCATAGTCTCTAGCGCGTTGGTGCTGATGAAACAGATAGTAGAGCAACGTTATTCTCAGCAGGAATGGAATATCTACGCTGCACAAGCATCTGACGGCGACAATTGGACAGACGACTGTGCTAAGTGCACCGAGTTACTTGAGCGAAGCCTATTACCTAGTGTTCGTTACTTTGCCTACATTGAAATCACCGCGCGCCAACATCAAAAGCTTTGGCATGAGTATGAAAAGCTTAGTCAGATACACAACAACTTTGCTATCAAGCATATTGTCGATGTGGACGATATTTACCCAGTTTTCAGGGAGTTGTTCGATCAAAGCGTCGAAAAGCCCTCAGGAGTAGCTTAA
- a CDS encoding PrkA family serine protein kinase: protein MGILEQYQTRYEARKEEELTIDEFLEICKTDDSAYANAAERLLKAIGEPEMVDTAKDATLSRIFSNRIIPRYPAFDGFYGMEESIEQIVSYLRHASQGLEEKKQVLYLLGPVGGGKSSLAEKLKELMQQQPIYILKDSPVNDHPLSLFDSNEDGALLLNEFGIPQRYLKTVMSPWARKRLHEYNGDIRKFKVIKLHPSILDQVAVAKTEPGDENNQDISALVGKVDIRRLEHFAQNDPDAYSYSGALCRANQGLMEFVEMFKAPIKVLHPLLTATQEGNYNSTEGLSALPFEGVILAHSNESEWQTFRNNKNNEAFLDRVFIVNVPYCLRVSEEIQIYRKLIDNSELAGAPCAPDTLETLAQFSVLSRLKAPENSSIYSKMRVYDGESLKDTDPKAKSYQEYRDYAGVDEGMQGLSTRFAFKILSRVFNFDPQELAANPVHLFYVLERQIEREQFPADLADIYKEHLKGYLIPKYVEFIGKEIQTAYLESYSEYGQNLFDRYVIYADFWIQDQEYRDPETGQLFDREALNTELEKIEKTAGISNPKDFRNEIVNFVLRARANNKGKNPSWTSYEKLRTVIEKKMFSNTEDLLPVISFNKKGSAEDEKKHDDFVARMAEKGYTQKQVRLLCEWYLRVRKSS from the coding sequence GCATACGCCAATGCAGCTGAGCGTCTTCTTAAAGCGATTGGCGAGCCAGAAATGGTAGACACTGCCAAAGATGCCACGCTAAGCCGTATATTTTCTAATCGTATTATCCCCCGTTACCCAGCGTTTGATGGGTTTTATGGCATGGAAGAATCAATAGAGCAGATCGTATCCTATCTTCGCCATGCCTCCCAAGGACTAGAAGAAAAGAAACAGGTGCTCTATTTGCTAGGGCCAGTAGGTGGCGGCAAATCTTCATTAGCGGAAAAGCTCAAAGAGCTTATGCAACAACAACCTATATACATACTCAAAGACTCACCAGTTAATGACCATCCTCTTAGTTTGTTTGATTCGAATGAGGACGGGGCTTTGTTACTGAATGAGTTTGGCATTCCCCAGCGCTACCTCAAAACAGTGATGTCTCCATGGGCACGCAAGCGTTTGCATGAATACAATGGCGATATTCGCAAATTCAAAGTGATTAAGTTGCATCCATCTATACTCGATCAGGTTGCAGTTGCGAAAACCGAACCTGGTGACGAGAACAATCAAGACATTTCAGCGTTAGTGGGTAAAGTCGACATAAGACGTCTTGAGCACTTCGCACAAAATGACCCTGATGCATACAGTTATTCAGGAGCCCTATGCAGAGCAAATCAAGGTTTGATGGAATTTGTCGAGATGTTTAAAGCCCCCATAAAAGTGCTGCATCCATTACTAACCGCTACCCAAGAAGGCAACTACAATTCTACCGAAGGTCTCTCTGCCCTGCCCTTTGAAGGGGTAATATTAGCTCACTCTAATGAATCAGAATGGCAAACCTTCCGCAATAATAAAAACAATGAAGCATTTCTCGACCGCGTGTTTATTGTCAATGTACCGTATTGCTTGCGGGTCTCAGAAGAAATTCAAATCTATCGCAAACTTATCGATAACAGTGAACTGGCAGGCGCGCCATGTGCACCAGATACCTTAGAGACGCTAGCCCAATTTAGCGTGCTCTCGCGCCTAAAAGCGCCAGAAAATTCAAGTATCTATTCAAAAATGCGTGTTTATGACGGCGAAAGCTTGAAAGACACGGATCCTAAAGCTAAGTCCTATCAAGAATATCGAGATTACGCTGGCGTAGATGAAGGCATGCAAGGCCTCTCTACTCGTTTTGCCTTCAAAATACTGTCCCGGGTGTTTAACTTCGACCCACAAGAATTGGCGGCAAACCCTGTACACTTGTTCTATGTGCTTGAACGTCAAATCGAGCGTGAACAGTTTCCCGCAGACCTAGCCGACATATATAAAGAGCACTTAAAAGGCTACCTTATTCCTAAGTACGTTGAGTTTATTGGCAAGGAAATACAAACCGCTTATTTAGAGTCATATTCAGAATACGGACAAAACCTGTTTGACCGTTATGTCATTTACGCTGATTTCTGGATCCAAGACCAAGAATATCGAGATCCAGAGACAGGCCAACTTTTCGATCGAGAAGCCTTGAACACCGAGCTTGAAAAAATCGAGAAAACTGCCGGTATCAGTAACCCTAAAGATTTTCGGAATGAGATAGTCAATTTCGTGCTCCGTGCAAGAGCCAATAACAAAGGCAAAAACCCCAGCTGGACCAGCTACGAGAAACTTCGCACTGTGATCGAAAAGAAAATGTTCTCAAATACAGAAGATTTGCTTCCGGTTATTTCATTTAACAAGAAAGGCTCCGCAGAAGACGAGAAAAAACACGATGACTTCGTTGCCCGAATGGCTGAAAAAGGCTACACCCAAAAACAAGTTAGATTATTGTGTGAATGGTATTTGCGGGTTAGAAAATCTTCTTAA
- a CDS encoding VF530 family DNA-binding protein — MTIQKNNPLHGLTLQHIVESLVKKLGWEQMHEQVKINCFANDPSIKSSLKFLRKTPWARSKVESLYLYTMRSQSPQTKKQPEPVSAAEEFVWPEPKKPKD, encoded by the coding sequence ATGACAATTCAAAAAAACAACCCTTTGCATGGGTTAACCCTACAGCATATTGTAGAAAGCTTGGTCAAAAAGCTCGGTTGGGAGCAAATGCATGAACAGGTAAAAATTAACTGTTTTGCCAATGATCCAAGTATTAAGTCAAGCTTAAAATTCTTGCGTAAAACCCCTTGGGCACGAAGCAAAGTTGAGTCCCTTTACTTATACACCATGCGAAGTCAGTCCCCTCAAACTAAAAAGCAGCCGGAACCAGTTTCTGCCGCTGAAGAATTTGTTTGGCCCGAACCGAAGAAACCCAAAGATTAA